The genomic DNA GACTCTGCCTGCTCTGCCATACGGCGTTCTTCGGTCGCATCTGCAATAGCCGAGCGTTTTTCACGGCGGTACTTGGCGCGGTTGCCACCACCACCTTTGCCACCGCTCAGTTTCGCCAGCGTTGCTTTGATCTGCTCCTGGATCTGCTTATCTGTTACTTCAGCCTTATCTGCACGGGCTGGCACCGTATCACGGCGTCCTTTGCCCGGAGCACCTGGTCCTCCCGGGCCTCCTGCCGGTTTGCCACCGCCACGCTGTTCGCGCTGCACCATTGGGCGGATAGGGCGGTTATTGCCCTGGCCGGGTGCTGCCGGTGCCTGACCCTGCTGGCCGGGCTGTGCTTGTCCTGGCTGGCCACCTTCTGTGGCCACCATAATGCGCTTGCGCTTTTTCTTTTTGCCTTTCTTCTCGTCGGAAGATGCTACCGGCTTGGAACCTTTTCTACGGGACTCTACTGGCAATTCTATTTTGCCTAGCACCGTAAGGCCTTTCAGCTGATCGGCTTTTGCTGTAATTGTTTCTATTGGTTGATTTTCTTTATCTGCAGGTGCTTCGGCTACAGGTTGTGCCGGAGCTGCAGGAGTTGGTGCCGGGGCCGGTTGTACAGGTGCCTCGGGCTGCTTTTCAGCAGGCTTCTCGGCAGCAGCCGGTTGCGACGGCGCTTCTGCCTGAGGCGTAGCTGGTTCTTCTTTTTGTGGTGCCGGGGCTACTTCTGGTGCCTGCGCAACAGGTTTGGTCTCGGCTACTACCGGTTGTTGTGTTTCTTTTGGCGCAGGTGCAGCTACCGCTGGCTGCTGGGCAACCGGAGCTGGCGCTGGGGCAGGAGCCTCGGCCTTGGGCTCTGTTCTTTTCGGAACAGGGCGCCCTTTGGCATCCAGCTCTATTTTGCCCAGTACCTTAATACCCGGCAGCCGGGCTTCTTCCACAGCCGGGGCTGCAGGCTGCGGCGCTGCTGGGGCCGGAACTTCCGGAGCTTTGGGCTGCGGAGCTTCTGCTTTGGGCTGATGCACCGTTTTGATCAGGATCTCCTGCTCCGGTTCTGCGGGCTTTTTCACCTCGTGGTGAAGCGGGGCCTCCGACTCGATAACCTGGTTGCTTTGCGGTTTCTTGCCGATGTTTAATTCTTCGGCCTCTATTTTGTCTTTCAGAGAGGACGCGAATTCTTTCGCCAGCATATTGAACTGATCTGCCGTGATTTTGGTGGTCGGTTTGTTTTCCACGTCAAAACCTTTAGCAGACAGGTAATCCACAATGGTGGAAGTACCAATGTTTAAAGTAGTCGCAACCTGTTTAAGCCTCCTTGTTGTTTCTTCTGCCATGTTCTAATATGCTGTCTCTTTTTTTATTCTTAATTACTTGTAATGGTAACCCATTGCAAGGGCTGCGCCGTTCATATTTTTCTCAAAATTACAGCAACAGCAGCCAACTCACAACTATTGGTTATCTTCTTCTTCCTCTAACTCTTCGCGGAGCACAGAGAGCACATCATCAATGGTTTCCTCTTCCAACTCGGTGCGGCGCAGCAGGTCTTCTTTGCTTACGGCCAGCACGCTCTTGGCAGTATCGAGGCCAATGCGGTGAAGCTCCTCAATTACCCATCCTTCTATTTCGTCTGAGAACTCATCCAGGTTGATATCCTCTTCAAACGTTTCTGACTCACGGAATACGTCGATCTCCAGGCCAACCAAACGGCTGGCAAGTTTGATGTTCTGGCCGCCTTTGCCAATAGCCAACGACACCTGGTCCGGCTTCAGGAACACCGATACGCGACCGGATTCCTCGTCAATTTTCATGCTGCTGATCTTTGCCGGGCTAAGGGCACGCTGGATGTATAGCTCCAGGTTGTCGGTGTAGTTGATCACGTCGATGTTCTCGTTCTCCAGCTCGCGCACGATGCTGTGGATACGCGAACCTTTCATGCCCACGCAGGCACCTACCGGGTCGATCCGGTCGTCGAACGACTCTACGGCTACCTTGGCACGCTCGCCGGGCTCGCGCACGATCTTCTTGATAGCGATCAGGCCGTCAAAGATCTCGGGCACTTCGTTTTCGAACAAGCGCTCCAGAAAAGCCGGCGATGT from Pontibacter liquoris includes the following:
- the nusA gene encoding transcription termination factor NusA, which gives rise to MNSSVLIESFAEFAKFKNIDRPTMMRILEDVFRTMIRKKWGTDENFDIILNVEKGDLEIWRNREIVDDNSEDIWDYDKISLTDARKIEPDFEVGEEVSEEIQLEDFGRRAVLTARQTLIQRIKDMEKELLFQKYKDQVGEIISGEVYQVWNREVLLLDQEENELLIPKGEQIPKDRYRKGDQVRAVVQRVEIVNGNPKIILSRTSPAFLERLFENEVPEIFDGLIAIKKIVREPGERAKVAVESFDDRIDPVGACVGMKGSRIHSIVRELENENIDVINYTDNLELYIQRALSPAKISSMKIDEESGRVSVFLKPDQVSLAIGKGGQNIKLASRLVGLEIDVFRESETFEEDINLDEFSDEIEGWVIEELHRIGLDTAKSVLAVSKEDLLRRTELEEETIDDVLSVLREELEEEEDNQ